A window from Theropithecus gelada isolate Dixy chromosome 1, Tgel_1.0, whole genome shotgun sequence encodes these proteins:
- the ZNF648 gene encoding zinc finger protein 648 has translation MAQVDSQDRWGAVSPLSSLTEEAHDTQMLSMNLESDDEDGGEAKKEGPADPVACPRGSSPVTYDNADLPWPHPLDKEEEKFSDSSSAGDMGQKPVEMSGKASWSRDVAKINETQGSPGASTALGTLPSGLAHKLGQMQPLGDRLPAGDDGDSRANQGTVLAVPSSFPSNGKYLCAHKSADTSAENYSLLCFPRPGSNWDLSTRETHTPAQASATPASLTVAVLAKAQRSRKVQNQAGGREDGEAEARPHRRLRGGRAFQKPSKPLSPAETRGGAKRYACELCGKAYSHRGTLQQHRRLHTGERPYQCSFCDKAYTWSSDHRKHIRTHTGEKPYPCPDCGKAFVRSSDLRKHQRNMHSNNKPFPCSECGLTFNKPLSLLRHQRTHLGAKPFRCPACDREFAVASRMVEHQRVHSGERPFPCPTCGKCFTKSSNLSEHQTLHTGQRPFKCADCGVAFAQPSRLVRHQRIHTGERPFPCTQCGQAFARSSTLKRHQQIHSGEKGFLCAECGRAFRIASELAQHIRMHNGERPYQCKDCGQAFTRSNHLQRHRAKHRTCKKEPIPSSSDE, from the coding sequence ATGGCACAAGTGGACTCCCAGGACAGGTGGGGAGCGGTGTCTCCTCTCAGCAGCTTGACTGAGGAGGCTCATGACACCCAGATGCTGAGCATGAACTTAGAGAGTGATGATGAAGATGGTGGGGAGGCCAAAAAAGAGGGACCTGCTGACCCGGTGGCCTGTCCAAGGGGCAGCTCCCCAGTAACATATGACAATGCTGACTTGCCATGGCCCCATCCACTagacaaagaggaagagaaattctCTGACTCCTCCAGTGCTGGGGACATGGGGCAGAAACCAGTAGAAATGTCTGGGAAAGCCAGCTGGAGCAGAGATGTGGCAAAGATCAACGAGACCCAGGGTTCCCCAGGAGCAAGCACAGCTCTGGGTACCCTTCCCAGTGGTCTCGCACACAAGTTAGGTCAGATGCAACCTCTTGGGGACCGACTACCTGCGGGTGATGATGGAGACTCGAGGGCCAACCAGGGCACAGTCTTGGCTGTCCCATCCAGCTTCCCCAGCAATGGAAAGTATCTCTGTGCGCACAAAAGTGCAGACACGTCCGCAGAGAACTATTCTCTGTTGTGTTTCCCCAGGCCAGGGAGCAACTGGGACCTCTCCACGCGAGAGACACACACACCAGCGCAGGCGTcggccaccccagccagcctgACTGTCGCGGTACTGGCAAAAGcgcaaagaagcaggaaagtaCAGAACCAGGCGGGCGGGCGCGAGGACGGAGAGGCTGAAGCGCGTCCGCACAGGCGCCTGCGGGGCGGGCGAGCCTTCCAGAAGCCCAGCAAGCCGCTGAGCCCCGCTGAGACGCGCGGCGGCGCCAAGCGCTACGCGTGCGAGCTATGCGGGAAGGCCTACTCCCACCGCGGCACGCTCCAGCAGCACAGGCGCCTGCACACGGGCGAGCGGCCCTACCAATGCTCCTTCTGCGACAAGGCCTACACCTGGTCCTCCGACCACCGGAAGCACATCCGCACGCACACAGGCGAGAAACCCTACCCGTGTCCAGACTGCGGGAAGGCCTTCGTGCGCTCTTCGGACCTGCGCAAACACCAGCGCAACATGCACAGCAACAATAAGCCCTTCCCGTGCTCCGAGTGCGGCCTGACCTTCAACAAGCCGCTGTCGCTGCTGCGCCACCAGCGCACGCACCTGGGAGCCAAGCCCTTCCGCTGCCCCGCCTGCGACCGGGAGTTCGCTGTGGCCAGCCGCATGGTGGAGCACCAGCGCGTGCACTCGGGCGAGCggcccttcccctgccccacctGCGGCAAGTGCTTCACCAAGTCCTCCAACCTGTCCGAGCACCAGACGCTGCACACCGGCCAGAGACCCTTCAAGTGCGCTGACTGCGGCGTGGCTTTCGCGCAGCCCTCGCGCCTCGTGCGCCACCAGCGCATCCACACTGGCGAGAGGCCCTTTCCTTGCACGCAGTGTGGCCAGGCCTTTGCCCGCTCTTCGACCCTGAAGCGGCACCAACAGATCCACTCCGGAGAGAAGGGATTCCTCTGTGCAGAGTGCGGCAGGGCCTTCCGCATTGCCTCTGAGTTGGCCCAGCACATACGAATGCACAACGGAGAGAGGCCCTACCAGTGTAAGGACTGCGGCCAGGCCTTCAcccgatccaatcacctccaacgACACCGAGCCAAGCACCGCACCTGCAAGAAAGAACCCATCCCTTCCTCCTCTGACGAGTGA